From a region of the Polyodon spathula isolate WHYD16114869_AA unplaced genomic scaffold, ASM1765450v1 scaffolds_1413, whole genome shotgun sequence genome:
- the LOC121309608 gene encoding target of rapamycin complex 2 subunit MAPKAP1-like has translation MWVLFAYLSGTIFSFSCCFLSPPQGHVGTTSTKKIDVYLSMQSGPEKLHPMTVVTMGNARVQDLIGLICWQYTSEGREPKLNENVNAYCLHIAEDDGEVDTDFPPLDSNEPIHKFGFSTLALVEKYSSPGLAAKQSLFVRINAAQGFSLIPVDSMKVTMKEILQKALKKRKGSQKGSGEESRWKGKI, from the exons ATGTGGGTGTTGTTTGCATATTTATCAGGTACCATTTTCTCATTTTCTTGCTGTTTTCTCTCCCCCCCACAGGGCCATGTAGGTACAACATCAACCAAAAAAATTGACGTCTACCTCTCAATGCAGTCGGGCCCGGAGAAGCTGCACCCGATGACTGTGGTGACGATGGGCAACGCCAGAGTGCAGGACCTGATCGGGCTGATCTGCTGGCAGTACACCAGCGAGGGACGGGAGCCCAAGCTGAA tGAGAATGTAAACGCTTACTGCCTCCACATTGCTGAGGATGACGGGGAAGTGGACACAGACTTTCCTCCACTCGACTCCAACGAACCCATTCACAAGTTTGGCTTCAGCACCCTGGCGCTGGTGGAGAAGTACTCCTCGCCTGGGCTGGCAGCAAAACAGTCGCTCTTTGTTCGAAT AAATGCTGCCCAGGGTTTCTCCCTGATTCCAGTGGATAGCATGAAGGTCACCATGAAAGAGATCCTCCAGAAAGCTCTGAAGAAGAGGAAAGGATCGCAGAAGGGTTCAGGTGAGGAGTCTCGTTGGAAAGGCAAAATTTGA